A region of Dioscorea cayenensis subsp. rotundata cultivar TDr96_F1 chromosome 5, TDr96_F1_v2_PseudoChromosome.rev07_lg8_w22 25.fasta, whole genome shotgun sequence DNA encodes the following proteins:
- the LOC120262481 gene encoding TPD1 protein homolog 1-like: protein MTSSISGRRCPQAAAFAVPLLVLLAFFSSCYLVRSEGRMNPQPTKSNGIHSTVHRKLLQQGAAKTDRIGEGCSRDDIVLIQGATPPLPSGIPTYTVEVLNTCVGDDPSCAISGIHISCGWFSSARLINPSVFRRLSFNDCLVNDGRPLLPGSSLSFQYANSFPYHLSVSSASCPP from the exons ATGACCAGTTCGATCTCCGGGCGGCGATGTCCTCAGGCGGCGGCGTTCGCGGTGCCGCTCTTGGTTCTTCTCGCTTTTTTCAGCA gtTGTTATTTGGTGCGATCGGAGGGCCGGATGAATCCTCAGCCGACCAAATCCAACGGTATCCATTCCACGGTTCATCGGAAGCTTCTACAGCAAG GGGCGGCGAAGACGGATAGGATTGGAGAAGGGTGCAGCAGGGACGACATCGTGTTGATCCAGGGAGCGACGCCGCCGCTGCCGAGTGGCATACCGACGTATACTGTTGAAGTGCTTAACACCTGCGTTGGAGACGATCCGAGCTGCGCTATCTCTGGCATTCACATTAGCTGCGGTTGGTTCAGCTCTGCTCGGCTTATCAATCCCAGCGTCTTCCGCCGTCTCAGTTTCAATGACTGCCTTGTCAATGATGGCCGCCCTCTCCTCCCAGGTTCCTCACTTTCCTTCCAGTATGCTAACTCTTTCCCTTACCATCTTTCCGTCTCCTCTGCTTCCTGCCCTCCTtga
- the LOC120262482 gene encoding membrane-anchored ubiquitin-fold protein 4-like, with the protein MPEEDLVELKFRLYDGTDIGPIRYSSTSTVAMVKERIISEWPKDKKIMPKVINDLKLISAGKILDDSKTVAQCKPSFSEVSGVITIHVVVQPSSAKAKSEKKIDDTSKKTVCSSCSIL; encoded by the exons ATGCCGGAAGAGGATCTCGTCGAGCTGAAGTTTAGACTATACGATGGAACGGACATCGGCCCGATCCGCTACTCCTCGACTTCCACTGTCGCCATGGTCAAAGAACGAATTATCTCCGAGTGGCCCAAAG ATAAAAAGATCATGCCGAAAGTAATTAATGATCTGAAATTGATAAGCGCTGGGAAAATCCTCGATGACAGTAAAACAGTTGCTCAATGTAAACCTTCTTTCAGTGAAGTTTCAGGAGTAATTACCATCCATGTTGTCGTGCAGCCATCATCAGCAAAAGCAAAATCAG AGAAGAAGATTGATGACACGTCAAAGAAAACAGTCTGTTCATCATGCTCCATATTATAG
- the LOC120262480 gene encoding leucine-rich repeat extensin-like protein 3, with product MNLEIILLLFPFIVSLLFTNTLAIQSHSKPFSNITVIGTVFCDTCSSNNFSTHSYFLQGVKVLLDCNFRVNSTSKEEISIRVIRSTDEHGVYRLDIPPVDGFECREGRQMQSFCHASLIESSSSSLCNLPNLRSSTEHLGLMCRDASACLYNLNALSFRPAKKDTNLCGTNEASESSDLSVSLFLWPPSPAFPFPLPFISPPSPPPFPFPLPFISPPSPPPFPFPLPSISPPSPPPFPFPIPFPPLPTFVSPPPPPPPTFSLGDPRTWFQPPSPPNHP from the exons ATGAACCTTGAAATAATCCTTCTTCTCTTTCCTTTCATTGTATCCCTCCTCTTCACCAACACCCTTGCCATTCAATCCCACTCCAAACCATTCTCTAACATTACTGTCATTGGCACTGTCTTTTGTGATACCTGTTCCTCCAACAACTTCTCCACACACAGCTACTTTTTACAAG gtgtTAAAGTTTTGCTAGATTGCAACTTCAGAGTGAACTCAACATCAAAAGAAGAGATATCAATCAGAGTAATCAGAAGCACAGATGAGCATGGAGTTTACAGGCTTGATATCCCACCAGTGGATGGATTTGAGTGCAGAGAAGGAAGACAAATGCAGTCCTTTTGCCATGCAAGCCTCATTGAGAGCTCTTCTTCCAGCCTTTGTAACCTCCCAAACTTAAGAAGCTCAACAGAACATCTTGGCCTAATGTGCAGGGATGCCAGTGCTTGTCTTTATAATCTCAATGCATTGAGTTTCAGACCAGCAAAGAAAGATACCAACTTATGTGGAACTAATGAAGCCTCTGAATCTTCAGATTTGAGTGTTTCTCTGTTCTTATGGCCACCTTCTCCTGCTTTTCCATTTCCTCTTCCTTTTATTAGTCCACCAAGTCCACCACCTTTTCCATTTCCTCTTCCTTTTATTAGTCCACCAAGTCCACCACCTTTTCCATTTCCTCTTCCTTCTATTAGCCCACCAAGTCCACCACCTTTTCCATTTCCCATTCCTTTCCCTCCATTACCAACTTTTgtctcaccaccaccacctcctccaccTACTTTTTCACTCGGAGATCCAAGGACTTGGTTTCAGCCTCCATCACCACCCAATCATCCATGA